A window of the Virgibacillus pantothenticus genome harbors these coding sequences:
- a CDS encoding LacI family DNA-binding transcriptional regulator, with translation MATIKDVAKLAGVAISTASYALNNSNKVSQATKEKVEAAAKSLNYKKNGFASDLKRTKTNTIALILSDLSGPFYSELIQGVQDVTTANGFDLIACSSIGGANSTATKFLQEKRVDGAIILAHNISDEVTLQSARKGFPLVVLDRKLDSDFVYNIEVDNTHGGYLATEHLIQNGHREIAYVSGPYNSHDNNLRFQGYMNALNDHGIAYQPKWKIIGDFTREGGYRTTKMLIAQRKFPHAIFYSNDEMAIGGLEALRENNISVPDDISIIGFDDIQLAEYVSPPLSTIKQPKYEAGSLAVHVIFQLLAGEKVDHHYTLSTELVKRQSVKQRKLPEPIT, from the coding sequence ATGGCAACAATAAAAGATGTAGCAAAGCTCGCTGGTGTAGCAATCTCCACTGCTTCTTATGCATTAAACAATAGTAACAAAGTGAGTCAAGCTACAAAAGAAAAAGTAGAAGCAGCGGCAAAGTCGTTAAACTATAAGAAAAATGGCTTTGCTTCTGATTTAAAAAGGACAAAAACAAATACAATTGCTTTAATACTAAGCGATCTATCTGGTCCATTTTATTCAGAATTAATTCAAGGGGTTCAAGATGTAACTACCGCCAACGGTTTTGACTTAATTGCTTGTAGTTCTATAGGGGGAGCAAATTCAACTGCGACGAAGTTTTTACAGGAAAAGCGTGTAGACGGTGCTATTATACTTGCACACAATATTAGCGATGAAGTAACCTTGCAATCTGCAAGAAAAGGCTTCCCGCTCGTTGTGTTAGATAGGAAATTAGATAGCGACTTTGTTTACAATATTGAAGTCGATAATACACATGGCGGTTACTTAGCGACAGAGCATTTAATACAAAATGGACATCGTGAAATCGCCTATGTAAGTGGACCTTATAATTCTCATGATAATAACCTTAGGTTTCAAGGGTACATGAATGCTTTAAATGATCACGGAATAGCCTACCAACCAAAGTGGAAAATTATTGGCGATTTCACTCGTGAAGGTGGGTACCGTACAACGAAAATGCTAATCGCACAGCGGAAATTTCCACACGCCATTTTTTATTCCAATGATGAAATGGCCATTGGCGGTCTAGAGGCACTAAGAGAAAATAACATCTCTGTTCCCGATGATATATCCATTATTGGATTTGACGATATTCAACTTGCTGAATATGTTTCACCGCCACTATCAACAATTAAACAACCAAAATACGAAGCAGGCTCATTAGCTGTACATGTCATCTTCCAGCTTTTAGCTGGGGAAAAAGTTGACCATCATTATACACTATCCACTGAGTTAGTGAAACGACAGTCTGTTAAGCAGCGGAAGCTACCTGAGCCTATAACCTAA
- a CDS encoding ABC transporter permease — MRTMAMVKRIFRQMFRDKRTMALLFVAPLFILTLMYLVFNGEQADPVVGTENANERFIEKLKDANIKVKEFADVTDEQDLVVEEQLDGFLQMGGDIPKLTLRNNDPSTSQALQMKVKQITNALQMSKQLQKNVDMEENTSLDIAYVYGDEDTVFFDVLGPILIGFFVFFFVFLISGIGLLKERTTGTLERLMATPVKRGEIVAAYLIGFGTFAVLQTIIIVLYAVSILEIVLIGSVWNVLLINLLLAMVALSLGILLSAFAESEFQMMQFIPIIVVPQIFFSGIIPLEGMADWLQVLAKGMPLFYAADALQDVMYKGLGLADITGDLYVLILFAVVLIILNLFGLKKYRKL; from the coding sequence ATGCGAACAATGGCAATGGTTAAGCGTATTTTTCGGCAAATGTTTAGAGATAAACGAACAATGGCACTGTTGTTTGTCGCACCTTTATTTATATTGACACTTATGTATCTAGTGTTTAATGGAGAACAGGCGGATCCAGTTGTAGGTACAGAAAATGCCAATGAAAGATTCATTGAAAAGCTGAAAGATGCGAATATTAAGGTGAAGGAATTTGCAGATGTAACAGATGAACAGGATTTGGTTGTGGAAGAACAATTAGATGGATTTCTACAAATGGGAGGGGACATACCGAAACTAACGTTACGAAACAATGATCCGTCAACTTCACAAGCGTTGCAGATGAAAGTAAAGCAAATAACGAATGCACTGCAGATGTCTAAGCAATTACAAAAAAATGTAGACATGGAAGAGAACACTTCACTTGATATTGCTTATGTTTATGGAGATGAAGACACAGTGTTTTTTGATGTGCTAGGTCCGATTTTAATTGGCTTTTTTGTGTTTTTCTTCGTGTTTCTTATTTCGGGCATAGGTTTATTAAAAGAGCGAACAACTGGAACATTGGAACGATTAATGGCGACCCCTGTTAAGAGAGGGGAAATTGTTGCTGCTTATCTAATTGGCTTTGGTACATTCGCAGTGTTACAAACCATTATTATTGTTCTTTATGCTGTTAGCATATTAGAAATAGTTTTAATTGGGTCGGTTTGGAATGTACTTCTTATTAATTTGCTGTTAGCAATGGTTGCCTTATCTTTAGGGATTTTACTATCGGCGTTTGCTGAATCGGAGTTTCAAATGATGCAGTTTATTCCGATCATCGTCGTTCCACAAATATTTTTCTCGGGTATTATCCCATTGGAAGGAATGGCTGACTGGCTGCAAGTACTGGCTAAAGGAATGCCTTTATTTTATGCTGCAGATGCTTTGCAAGATGTTATGTATAAAGGCTTAGGATTAGCTGATATAACCGGAGATCTTTATGTATTGATACTTTTTGCCGTTGTTTTAATTATTCTCAATTTGTTTGGATTAAAAAAGTATCGAAAATTATAA
- a CDS encoding sugar ABC transporter substrate-binding protein — protein MKKWLLFSFIVALLVLSACGNDKASKKDSGSSDDTITVWAMGEEGKLLKQLTEKFEKENEGIKVDVQAIPWDSAHDKLLTAVASGNGPDILQLGTTWVPEFAEAGALLDLTEYMEEHPEFAPENYFDGAAEIMQFDDQIVGIPWYVDTRVLYYRTDLLAEVGYDKAPETWEELQDAAKKLADRGEDQYGLDIDQNDQITPFIFAWQNGYDANLKENKLNFDTPEFIGAMEYYTSFFKEGSSQVEQGEDIIQAFANGKKPMFFSGPWMVNILNEQAPDAEGKWSVAVMPGKETKASSMGGATLSIFHNSENVDNALKFLSYMNETETQLEWLDISNTLPSKPESWENPKLQDDPMYSVFGEQLKESKAGLQTEQFERIAQELLSSLERVNAGGADLKAEMEQFNKTAQDLLAE, from the coding sequence GTGAAAAAATGGTTGTTATTCTCTTTTATCGTAGCTCTGCTCGTTTTAAGTGCATGTGGAAATGATAAAGCTTCTAAAAAAGATAGCGGAAGCAGTGATGATACCATCACCGTTTGGGCGATGGGTGAGGAAGGGAAGCTTCTAAAGCAGCTAACAGAAAAATTTGAAAAAGAAAATGAAGGAATCAAAGTAGATGTACAAGCTATTCCCTGGGACAGCGCACACGACAAACTCTTAACTGCAGTCGCCTCCGGAAATGGTCCTGATATATTGCAATTGGGTACTACTTGGGTTCCAGAATTTGCTGAAGCAGGAGCATTATTGGATTTAACCGAGTATATGGAAGAACATCCAGAATTTGCGCCAGAAAACTATTTTGATGGTGCTGCAGAAATTATGCAGTTTGATGACCAAATCGTTGGTATCCCATGGTATGTAGACACCCGAGTATTATATTACCGCACTGACTTATTAGCTGAAGTAGGTTATGATAAAGCACCAGAAACGTGGGAAGAATTACAAGACGCTGCAAAGAAATTAGCAGACCGAGGAGAAGACCAATACGGTCTTGATATAGATCAAAATGACCAAATTACGCCATTTATCTTTGCTTGGCAAAATGGCTATGATGCAAACCTTAAAGAAAATAAATTAAATTTTGATACTCCAGAATTTATAGGAGCGATGGAATATTATACAAGCTTCTTTAAAGAAGGTTCTAGCCAAGTAGAACAAGGCGAAGATATTATTCAAGCATTTGCTAATGGTAAAAAGCCAATGTTCTTCAGTGGACCTTGGATGGTTAATATTTTAAACGAACAAGCCCCTGATGCAGAAGGAAAATGGTCAGTTGCTGTTATGCCAGGTAAAGAAACAAAGGCTTCCAGCATGGGAGGAGCTACATTATCTATCTTCCATAATTCAGAAAATGTTGATAACGCATTGAAATTCTTATCTTATATGAACGAAACAGAAACACAACTCGAATGGTTAGACATATCCAATACATTACCTTCTAAGCCAGAAAGCTGGGAAAATCCAAAATTACAAGATGATCCAATGTATAGCGTATTTGGAGAGCAATTAAAAGAATCAAAAGCAGGCTTGCAAACAGAGCAGTTCGAACGAATTGCCCAAGAACTGCTTAGTTCCTTAGAACGAGTAAATGCTGGTGGTGCCGATCTAAAAGCTGAAATGGAACAATTCAACAAGACAGCTCAGGATTTATTAGCAGAATAG
- a CDS encoding acetoin reductase produces MEKVAIVTGSAEGLGKGIAHRLCKDGFKVVVHDINEPVLNETVKEFKESGFDVIGVVGNVAKREDQFNLVKETVEHFGRLDVFVNNAGVDAVTPFLQVEEEELNRLFQINVNGTVFGTQAAAKQFIKQETKGKIINACSIAGHESYEMLSTYSATKHAVRSFTHSSAKELAKHQITVNAYCPGIAKTKMWDRIDEEMVKHSDNLKPGEAFEQYSSAIALQRYQTPEDVANLVSFLASDDSDYITGQTILTDGGLVYR; encoded by the coding sequence ATGGAGAAAGTAGCTATAGTTACAGGATCCGCAGAAGGCTTAGGAAAAGGTATTGCACATCGCTTATGTAAAGACGGGTTCAAAGTAGTCGTACACGATATTAATGAACCAGTTCTAAACGAAACGGTGAAAGAGTTTAAAGAAAGTGGATTTGACGTCATTGGCGTTGTGGGAAATGTCGCCAAGCGAGAAGATCAATTTAATTTAGTAAAAGAAACTGTGGAACATTTCGGCAGATTAGATGTATTCGTTAATAACGCCGGTGTTGACGCCGTCACACCTTTCTTACAAGTAGAGGAAGAAGAGCTAAACCGCTTATTCCAAATCAATGTAAATGGAACTGTATTCGGTACCCAAGCAGCTGCAAAACAATTTATCAAACAGGAAACGAAAGGCAAAATCATTAACGCCTGTAGTATTGCTGGTCATGAATCATACGAAATGCTAAGCACTTATTCAGCTACAAAACACGCTGTAAGATCCTTTACACATTCATCAGCAAAAGAACTTGCTAAACACCAAATCACCGTTAATGCATACTGCCCTGGTATAGCAAAAACAAAAATGTGGGATAGAATTGACGAAGAAATGGTAAAACATAGCGATAACTTAAAACCAGGTGAAGCTTTTGAACAATATTCTTCTGCAATTGCATTACAACGTTACCAAACCCCAGAAGATGTTGCGAATTTAGTTTCATTCCTAGCCTCAGATGACTCTGATTACATTACAGGTCAAACTATTCTAACAGATGGTGGCCTTGTTTATAGATAA
- a CDS encoding carbohydrate ABC transporter permease yields the protein MIVGGIVVSIPFIWMITSAFKPESEALRIPPTLLPEHPTLENFRHLFTELNFLVYLRNTLIIVFFSFIGLLFNGMAGYGFAKFEFNGREKIFYLVLATMMIPGQVTMIPVYLLLNGIGLTNTLPGIILPGLVAAFSIFLFRQFMTTIPTDLIEAARLDGAGEFYIFFRLIIPIAKPIFAVQGILAFIGAWNSFLWPLIVANDESLYTLSVGLSLLQGQYGNNFALQMAGAAFMVVPIIIIFSFFQKYIVEGFTMSGIK from the coding sequence ATGATTGTTGGTGGGATAGTGGTATCCATTCCATTCATTTGGATGATTACAAGTGCATTCAAGCCAGAAAGTGAAGCATTACGTATTCCACCGACCTTACTACCTGAACACCCAACACTTGAAAATTTCAGGCACTTATTTACCGAATTAAATTTTCTGGTTTATTTACGAAACACATTAATCATCGTATTCTTTTCATTCATTGGCTTGCTATTTAACGGTATGGCAGGATACGGATTTGCAAAGTTTGAATTTAATGGCAGGGAAAAAATATTCTACCTTGTCCTAGCAACCATGATGATCCCGGGGCAAGTAACAATGATACCTGTTTATTTATTATTAAATGGTATCGGACTAACGAATACATTACCGGGAATTATTCTTCCAGGTCTAGTTGCTGCCTTCAGCATTTTTTTATTCAGGCAGTTTATGACGACCATCCCGACAGATTTAATTGAAGCGGCACGTTTAGATGGAGCAGGTGAATTTTATATTTTCTTTCGACTTATTATTCCAATAGCAAAGCCCATTTTCGCCGTACAAGGTATTCTCGCATTTATTGGTGCGTGGAACAGCTTCTTATGGCCGTTAATTGTCGCTAATGATGAAAGTCTATACACTCTTTCTGTCGGACTTTCCTTGCTACAGGGACAATACGGCAACAACTTTGCTCTGCAAATGGCTGGAGCTGCATTTATGGTTGTACCAATCATCATCATTTTTTCATTCTTTCAAAAGTACATCGTTGAAGGGTTTACGATGTCAGGAATTAAATAA
- a CDS encoding TetR/AcrR family transcriptional regulator: protein MKYNNVLDSMIAQAKKTKKQTEKQQKIVETAIRLFAEKGYANTSTSEIAKQAGVAEGLIFKHYGTKENLLRSVILPFFKSSLPDMAEEVFAEVLPAKTTSFEEFLRALLHNRIQFFYENKQILQVVIKEIIYNESLKKELLPYLADTIRFRFKNTIEMFKARGELKDIPTDDIVYLLLPVLGGFIISRFVIVDVDVIHESEVEKLIEFIMGGIRKNEH from the coding sequence TTGAAATATAATAACGTATTAGATTCTATGATTGCTCAGGCAAAGAAGACAAAAAAACAGACAGAAAAACAACAGAAAATTGTAGAAACAGCGATTAGGTTATTTGCGGAAAAGGGCTATGCGAATACGTCTACAAGTGAGATTGCTAAACAGGCTGGCGTTGCCGAAGGATTAATATTTAAACATTACGGAACGAAGGAAAATTTATTGCGGTCTGTCATTCTTCCATTTTTTAAGTCATCACTGCCAGACATGGCAGAAGAAGTATTTGCAGAAGTCTTGCCAGCGAAAACAACGTCTTTTGAAGAGTTTTTACGTGCATTACTTCATAACAGAATTCAATTCTTTTATGAGAATAAGCAAATTTTACAGGTTGTTATTAAAGAGATAATATATAATGAATCCTTAAAAAAAGAGCTCTTACCTTATTTGGCTGATACAATTCGATTTCGCTTTAAAAATACTATCGAAATGTTTAAAGCGCGGGGAGAGCTAAAAGATATTCCGACAGATGATATTGTCTATTTGCTGCTTCCTGTTTTGGGAGGGTTTATCATCTCGCGTTTTGTCATTGTCGATGTAGATGTGATTCATGAGTCTGAAGTGGAAAAACTAATCGAGTTTATTATGGGTGGAATTCGAAAAAACGAGCATTAA
- a CDS encoding DUF488 domain-containing protein yields MSIVLKRVYEEESEIGGYRILVDRVWPRGISKQRANLDKWLKELALSTSLRKWFNHDPDKFNAFSQAYKEELEQNEQQRSMLQDLRELSKNRSVVLLYGSKDKQYNHAVVLKDLLEKGSWL; encoded by the coding sequence ATGTCGATTGTGCTAAAAAGAGTATACGAAGAAGAATCTGAAATAGGTGGTTATCGGATATTAGTTGACCGAGTTTGGCCGCGCGGCATTTCGAAACAACGCGCTAACCTTGATAAGTGGTTGAAAGAACTTGCACTAAGTACATCATTAAGAAAGTGGTTTAATCATGATCCAGACAAATTTAATGCGTTTAGCCAGGCTTATAAAGAAGAGTTAGAACAAAATGAACAGCAAAGAAGTATGTTACAGGACTTACGAGAACTGTCAAAAAATAGAAGCGTTGTCTTATTATACGGATCCAAAGACAAACAATATAACCATGCTGTTGTGTTGAAAGATTTGTTGGAAAAAGGGAGCTGGCTTTAA
- a CDS encoding carbohydrate ABC transporter permease translates to MLKHKFRNRHPYMFIAPAVSLLIIFSIIPITIAFFISFTDLDLKGLANWSNINWIGFENYQNLFADDTFLKSIFNTLFYVMIGVPLVIICSLGIALMLNYGSNKLYSIFRSVYYMPSITNIIAVAVIWGYLYNTEYGLFNYILSLLSVENIPWLQEPTIAKISLIILAVWKGIGINMIIFLAALQGIPRAYYEAAKMDGANRIQTFFNVTLPLLRYATFFVTVTTLIGWMQFFEEPYVMTQGGPLDGTLSIALFIYKEGFQFSEFGYAAAGSFVLFIMIIIVTLIQFKLRKSDTEF, encoded by the coding sequence ATGTTAAAACATAAATTTCGTAATCGACATCCCTACATGTTTATCGCACCAGCTGTTTCATTATTAATCATATTTAGCATTATTCCGATTACTATTGCTTTTTTCATCAGCTTTACAGATTTGGATTTAAAAGGGTTAGCAAATTGGTCTAACATCAACTGGATAGGATTTGAAAACTATCAAAATTTATTTGCTGACGATACATTTTTAAAATCCATTTTCAATACTTTATTTTATGTCATGATCGGTGTTCCGCTTGTCATCATTTGTTCATTGGGAATTGCATTAATGCTTAATTATGGAAGCAACAAACTTTATTCCATATTCCGGTCTGTATACTATATGCCCTCGATTACTAATATTATTGCAGTCGCCGTCATTTGGGGGTACCTATACAATACAGAATACGGATTATTTAATTATATTCTATCTTTACTTTCTGTAGAGAACATACCTTGGCTTCAAGAACCTACGATTGCTAAAATTTCGCTTATCATTCTCGCTGTCTGGAAAGGCATTGGGATTAACATGATCATCTTTCTTGCTGCACTGCAAGGAATACCAAGAGCTTACTATGAAGCAGCTAAAATGGACGGCGCCAATCGAATTCAAACATTTTTTAATGTCACATTACCCTTATTGAGATATGCAACGTTTTTCGTAACAGTCACCACGCTAATCGGTTGGATGCAATTTTTTGAAGAGCCTTATGTGATGACGCAAGGCGGACCGCTAGACGGAACATTATCTATTGCATTGTTTATCTATAAGGAAGGCTTTCAATTTAGTGAATTTGGTTATGCTGCTGCCGGCTCTTTCGTACTGTTTATTATGATTATTATCGTCACTTTAATTCAATTTAAACTTCGAAAATCCGATACAGAATTTTAA
- a CDS encoding ABC transporter ATP-binding protein, whose protein sequence is MNGTVTMEGVSKSYGKRNVLQNINLTINESSIYGLIGPSGAGKTTLVKMIVGMDQPDRGSIYVLQQQVPNLQLLQKIGYMAQSDALYSELTGKENLQFFASLFKLKRDEMKERMTYVANLVNLTEELPKKVSAYSGGMKRRLSLAIALIQNPAILILDEPTVGIDPELRYSIWNELMRLKREEGKTIIVTTHVMDEAEKCDCIAMIREGSIITTGSPQALKNEFAAGHLDEVFLKAGRI, encoded by the coding sequence ATGAATGGTACAGTTACCATGGAGGGTGTTAGCAAGAGCTACGGTAAAAGAAATGTTTTACAAAATATTAATTTAACAATAAATGAAAGCAGTATCTATGGGTTAATTGGTCCTTCTGGGGCAGGGAAAACAACACTGGTGAAAATGATTGTGGGTATGGACCAGCCGGATCGTGGCAGCATTTATGTTCTTCAGCAACAAGTTCCAAACTTACAATTACTGCAAAAAATTGGATATATGGCACAATCGGATGCCTTATATTCGGAGTTGACAGGAAAAGAAAATCTACAATTTTTTGCCTCGCTCTTTAAATTGAAAAGAGACGAGATGAAGGAACGGATGACTTATGTAGCAAATTTAGTAAATTTAACGGAAGAATTACCGAAAAAAGTTTCTGCCTATTCAGGAGGAATGAAAAGACGGTTATCACTTGCGATTGCATTAATCCAAAATCCAGCTATCCTTATACTTGATGAACCGACGGTAGGGATTGACCCCGAGTTACGGTATAGCATTTGGAATGAATTAATGCGTTTAAAAAGAGAAGAAGGAAAAACAATAATCGTAACAACGCATGTTATGGATGAAGCAGAAAAATGTGATTGTATTGCAATGATTAGAGAAGGGTCCATTATAACAACAGGGTCACCGCAAGCATTGAAAAACGAATTTGCAGCGGGTCACTTAGATGAAGTATTTTTGAAAGCGGGGCGAATCTAG
- a CDS encoding recombinase family protein — translation MSKVEVIRANSNLANQKRGKEIKQLRVAAYCRVSTDSEDQLSSYKSQVSYYSDLIQKNVEWVLVDIYADEAITGTQITKREDFQRMINDCMNGDIDMVITKSISRFARNTLDTLKYVRMLKEKDIAVYFEDEKINTLTMDGELLLVVLSSVAQQEVENISANVKKGLKMKMQRGELVGFQGCLGYDYHPEDKSVSINEKEAEIVRYIFQRYVEGAGGSIISRELENLGYKTKRGTPTWAETTVLGIIKNEKYKGDILMGKTFTLDPISKRRLENFGEEDQYYLRNHHEPIISAEIFDKAQEIRMRRNRGRNTVENNGGKREKFSRKYAFSCMIDCAYCGSTLTRRRWHSGTKYGKVIWQCVTSTKKGKKFCPDSKGIPEEAIEKAFLESYRIMCNNNKDVLEEFLQRMEETLSFNTIHKEIAKIEKEIQGLENKKNKLVDMRLENVIDKDTYEDKYNSLMQDINEKVQTREKSLSNLEEEKDIKKRLLAFKKVLEQNEVIDTFDRYVFESVVEKVIVGGVDEDGNKDPAMITFVYKTGLSNTLDGEQFKPARRNAKKENTKTSNELCSHTANEDNKLCSHSSTDTRGVCSVARVKSV, via the coding sequence ATGTCGAAGGTAGAAGTGATTCGTGCCAATAGTAACTTAGCCAACCAGAAACGTGGAAAAGAAATAAAACAGCTTAGGGTAGCGGCATATTGTAGAGTAAGTACAGACTCAGAAGATCAGTTAAGTAGCTATAAATCACAAGTCTCTTATTACTCTGATTTAATTCAGAAAAATGTTGAATGGGTGTTAGTTGATATTTATGCAGATGAAGCTATCACAGGTACACAGATTACTAAACGTGAAGATTTTCAACGAATGATTAATGACTGTATGAATGGAGATATTGATATGGTGATTACGAAATCAATATCTAGATTTGCAAGGAACACATTAGATACGTTGAAGTATGTTCGTATGTTAAAAGAAAAAGATATAGCCGTTTATTTTGAGGATGAAAAAATCAATACACTGACAATGGATGGTGAATTGTTACTTGTTGTTTTAAGTTCAGTCGCTCAACAGGAAGTCGAAAATATCTCTGCTAATGTTAAAAAGGGATTAAAGATGAAAATGCAACGTGGAGAGTTAGTCGGTTTTCAAGGGTGTCTTGGTTATGACTATCATCCAGAAGATAAAAGTGTTTCAATAAACGAAAAAGAAGCGGAAATTGTTCGTTATATTTTTCAAAGGTATGTTGAAGGAGCAGGTGGTAGTATCATCTCAAGGGAGTTAGAGAATTTAGGTTACAAAACAAAGAGAGGTACTCCAACATGGGCTGAAACAACTGTACTTGGAATTATCAAGAATGAAAAATATAAAGGCGATATTTTAATGGGAAAAACTTTTACTTTAGATCCTATTTCAAAACGTCGATTAGAAAACTTTGGTGAGGAAGATCAGTATTATTTGCGAAATCACCATGAACCAATTATCAGTGCTGAAATATTTGATAAGGCACAGGAAATCAGAATGAGAAGAAATCGAGGACGAAATACAGTAGAAAATAATGGTGGGAAGCGGGAGAAATTTAGTCGTAAATATGCGTTTAGTTGTATGATTGATTGTGCTTATTGTGGAAGTACACTAACAAGACGTAGATGGCATAGCGGAACGAAATATGGGAAGGTGATTTGGCAGTGTGTTACAAGTACAAAGAAGGGAAAAAAGTTCTGTCCAGATAGTAAAGGAATACCCGAAGAAGCTATTGAAAAAGCTTTTCTAGAAAGTTACCGAATTATGTGTAATAATAACAAAGACGTATTGGAAGAATTTTTGCAACGAATGGAAGAAACATTGAGCTTCAATACGATTCATAAAGAAATAGCTAAAATAGAAAAAGAAATTCAAGGCTTAGAAAATAAAAAGAATAAATTAGTGGACATGAGATTGGAGAATGTTATCGATAAAGATACGTATGAAGATAAATATAATTCACTCATGCAAGATATTAATGAGAAGGTTCAAACAAGAGAAAAGTCCTTATCAAATTTGGAAGAAGAAAAGGATATTAAAAAACGCTTACTGGCCTTCAAAAAAGTATTGGAACAAAATGAAGTGATTGATACGTTTGACCGTTATGTATTTGAAAGTGTCGTTGAGAAAGTAATTGTAGGTGGAGTAGATGAAGATGGAAATAAAGATCCTGCCATGATTACGTTTGTATATAAAACAGGTTTAAGTAATACTCTTGATGGTGAACAATTTAAACCAGCACGAAGAAATGCGAAAAAAGAAAACACAAAAACATCTAATGAATTGTGTTCACATACAGCTAACGAGGATAATAAATTGTGTTCACATAGTAGCACCGACACACGTGGAGTGTGTAGCGTTGCTAGAGTTAAAAGTGTCTAA